The following coding sequences are from one bacterium window:
- a CDS encoding response regulator, producing the protein MCANRHEGDAGQKRVLVVNDNALQRRIVGTIVERMGHAVRFAADGAEGYAVAKAETFDLIILDLYMPKLDGWKLCRLLREAPREHLRGVPILIQSATFSGIDTETASREVGADGFIAFPYTSEELQDTVRKLLAGVTVRRRLSILILATDALGDEIEASAVDRGDVERVSTPDAVLASFARRMPDVALIDTAFAGEDVLGLVARLRAPGAPTVVLVAASGRDDSVADRAIEIGADGVLHPPRTAETFWALYDRASRERALLRVEELLEQRTRDLARSEQRCRCFWQDALDGVLTLEPDGKIIDANVSFAAAIGQTAEGLAGAAFADLGADEERDEITASVVRAAAGKSSSFEARFRGPDARTAWHWVKMRPLRDPLTNEIVAVHVIARDVSERRAAQRALADKEARLRTILSTAPDAIVELDNAGNLLWQNDAARRLFSDGALGRPYWETIAPAARGDFVRQDPLSLCDKRIMHGEAEPRLISWRCGPVRDDAGHRIGVIAVGRDVTDLDRRERDYRRMLDLWHESQRMESIGAVTNMLAHDFNNTLLSILGFAELIGESLPPETESVEDLRFLIGAAQKAKGQIQNVLAFARHDRTTKAAFDLRAVVRETLHLLDIVAPRPRPIVFEVTETPCVVLGDSRQIRRAIVELLLSADRESAEPIRVAVETFAPRDRSPSARLVVSRPMPADTADLVADLIERQGYADAAADPAHFVAVRVLGAHRATLAWESGENGVLTLRATFPPVSASDERRGTA; encoded by the coding sequence ATGTGCGCAAATCGCCATGAGGGCGACGCGGGGCAAAAGCGCGTCCTTGTCGTCAACGACAATGCGTTGCAGCGGCGAATCGTCGGCACGATCGTCGAGCGCATGGGGCATGCGGTCCGATTCGCGGCCGACGGTGCGGAAGGGTACGCGGTCGCGAAGGCCGAGACCTTCGACCTGATCATCCTGGATCTCTACATGCCCAAGCTCGACGGCTGGAAGCTGTGCCGTCTCTTGCGCGAGGCGCCGCGCGAACATCTTCGCGGCGTGCCGATCCTGATCCAGTCCGCCACGTTTTCCGGCATCGACACCGAAACGGCGTCCCGCGAGGTCGGCGCGGACGGTTTCATCGCGTTTCCGTACACGTCCGAGGAGCTTCAGGACACCGTCCGCAAACTCCTCGCCGGAGTGACGGTGCGCCGGCGGCTGTCGATCCTGATCCTCGCCACGGATGCGTTGGGCGACGAGATCGAGGCGAGCGCCGTTGATCGGGGCGATGTCGAGCGCGTCTCGACGCCGGACGCGGTTCTGGCGAGTTTCGCGCGGCGCATGCCCGACGTTGCGCTTATCGACACGGCCTTCGCCGGCGAGGACGTGCTCGGCCTGGTCGCTCGCTTGCGTGCGCCGGGCGCGCCGACGGTGGTGCTCGTCGCCGCGAGCGGCCGCGACGATTCCGTCGCCGATCGGGCGATCGAGATCGGCGCGGACGGCGTGCTGCATCCGCCGCGGACCGCGGAAACGTTCTGGGCGCTTTACGATCGCGCGAGCCGCGAGCGCGCGCTGTTGCGTGTCGAGGAGTTGCTCGAACAGCGCACGCGCGATCTGGCCCGCAGCGAGCAGCGATGCCGCTGTTTTTGGCAGGATGCGCTCGACGGCGTTTTGACGTTGGAGCCCGACGGAAAGATCATCGACGCGAACGTTTCGTTCGCGGCGGCGATCGGCCAGACCGCCGAGGGGCTCGCGGGCGCGGCCTTCGCCGATCTTGGCGCGGACGAGGAACGCGACGAGATCACGGCATCCGTCGTGCGCGCGGCGGCCGGCAAGTCGTCCTCGTTCGAGGCGCGCTTCCGCGGCCCGGACGCCCGAACCGCGTGGCACTGGGTGAAGATGCGCCCGCTGCGCGATCCGCTCACCAACGAGATCGTCGCCGTTCACGTCATCGCCCGCGACGTCAGCGAGCGCCGCGCCGCCCAGCGCGCGCTCGCCGACAAGGAGGCGCGGCTTCGCACCATCCTGTCGACCGCGCCGGACGCGATCGTGGAGTTGGACAACGCGGGTAACCTCCTTTGGCAAAACGACGCGGCGCGCCGGCTGTTCAGCGACGGCGCGCTCGGCCGCCCGTACTGGGAGACGATCGCGCCCGCCGCGCGCGGCGATTTCGTCCGGCAGGATCCCCTGTCGCTTTGCGACAAACGCATCATGCACGGCGAGGCCGAGCCGCGCCTGATTTCGTGGCGATGCGGCCCGGTTCGCGACGACGCGGGCCACCGCATCGGCGTGATCGCGGTCGGCCGCGACGTGACCGATCTGGACCGGCGTGAACGCGATTACCGGCGAATGCTCGATTTGTGGCACGAGTCGCAGCGCATGGAATCGATCGGCGCGGTCACGAACATGCTCGCGCATGACTTCAACAATACGCTGCTGTCCATCCTGGGGTTCGCGGAACTGATCGGCGAGTCGCTGCCGCCCGAAACCGAATCGGTCGAGGATCTGCGTTTCCTTATCGGCGCCGCGCAAAAGGCGAAGGGGCAGATTCAAAACGTTCTCGCGTTCGCGCGGCACGATCGCACGACAAAGGCCGCATTCGATCTTCGCGCCGTCGTTCGCGAGACGTTGCATCTTCTGGATATCGTCGCTCCGCGCCCCCGGCCGATCGTCTTCGAAGTGACCGAGACGCCATGCGTCGTGCTCGGCGATTCCCGGCAGATTCGCCGCGCGATCGTCGAGCTGTTGCTTTCCGCCGATCGCGAATCGGCGGAACCGATCCGCGTCGCGGTGGAAACCTTCGCGCCCAGGGATCGGTCGCCAAGCGCCCGGCTTGTCGTCTCGCGGCCGATGCCCGCGGATACCGCCGACCTGGTCGCCGACCTGATCGAGCGGCAGGGCTACGCGGACGCGGCCGCCGATCCCGCGCACTTCGTCGCCGTGCGCGTGCTTGGCGCGCACCGCGCGACG
- a CDS encoding response regulator transcription factor translates to MNKGRVLLVEDDELIGSTVELNLKREGYEVDWTRLGEPATRRERAADVDLIILDIMLPDTDGVTILKHLREAGVTTPVMMMTAREEVETKIGAFETGADDYLTKPFHVKELLARANALIRRSQSERHLATSEILHIGPYRVNPQTRHAETREGPVQLTAKEVDLLAYFLRGEGVTRSRADILEEVWGMEVYVSERTIDNFIVRFRRLFEEDPDNPRRFVTVRGVGYRFERVDS, encoded by the coding sequence ATGAACAAGGGACGCGTGCTGCTGGTCGAGGACGATGAACTGATCGGCTCGACCGTCGAACTGAACCTGAAACGCGAAGGCTACGAGGTCGACTGGACGAGGCTCGGCGAACCGGCGACGCGCCGCGAACGCGCCGCCGACGTTGATCTCATCATCCTCGACATCATGCTGCCGGACACGGACGGCGTCACGATCCTGAAGCATCTGCGCGAGGCCGGGGTGACGACGCCGGTCATGATGATGACCGCCCGCGAGGAAGTGGAAACGAAGATCGGCGCGTTCGAGACCGGCGCGGACGACTATCTGACCAAGCCGTTTCACGTCAAGGAACTTCTCGCGCGGGCCAACGCGCTCATCCGGCGCAGCCAATCCGAGCGCCATCTGGCGACAAGCGAAATCCTGCACATCGGTCCCTACCGCGTGAATCCGCAGACGCGCCACGCCGAAACCCGCGAGGGCCCCGTTCAACTGACGGCGAAGGAAGTCGATCTGCTCGCCTACTTCCTGCGCGGCGAGGGCGTCACGCGGTCCCGCGCGGATATCCTGGAAGAGGTGTGGGGGATGGAAGTCTACGTCTCCGAGCGCACCATCGACAATTTCATCGTCCGCTTCCGGAGACTATTCGAGGAAGACCCGGACAACCCACGCCGTTTCGTCACCGTCCGCGGCGTCGGATATCGCTTCGAACGCGTCGATTCCTGA
- a CDS encoding HAMP domain-containing histidine kinase, with amino-acid sequence MNARRDRRGTLAASRRANALFGACLVLMVAIAAWWVVYFGSSIEERHAGAIERLHHRAQILALQLGNARTAIPPATELAEQGLSMIPTDPAIGGYVLAPDRPAWSVTPMSERVAQIEAKYVRQKIMLIGEGTMLFTMLLVGVAMLHRLVQLERLYRSEMDRFLRMVTHELKTPIAGLSSLLESMALGRVEDDERPRLVQLGLQQVTRLEHLVGNILMTNRVRRGVAEPRTETLDLDAFTREVLDARAFARRFNTIPEILADGAAKVRADRDWLRIILDNLLDNAEKYGEGVPCRIEIGAAGDLARWTIADSGSGIAPAYIERVFDPYFRAPETERRQGTGLGLSISRDLARRMGGDLVAASAGTGQGAQFELTLPREMA; translated from the coding sequence TTGAACGCTCGGCGCGACCGGCGCGGGACACTGGCGGCCTCGCGGCGCGCCAACGCGCTTTTCGGCGCGTGCCTCGTGCTGATGGTGGCGATCGCCGCGTGGTGGGTCGTGTATTTCGGATCGTCGATCGAGGAGCGCCACGCCGGCGCGATCGAGCGCCTGCATCACCGCGCGCAGATCCTCGCGCTGCAACTGGGCAACGCCCGTACGGCGATCCCCCCCGCGACGGAGCTTGCCGAGCAGGGGCTGAGCATGATCCCCACGGATCCGGCGATCGGCGGCTACGTGCTGGCGCCGGACAGGCCGGCGTGGTCGGTGACGCCGATGTCCGAGCGCGTCGCCCAGATCGAGGCCAAATATGTCCGCCAGAAGATCATGCTGATCGGCGAGGGCACGATGCTGTTCACGATGCTGCTCGTGGGCGTTGCGATGTTGCATCGCCTGGTGCAGCTCGAGCGCCTGTACCGCTCCGAGATGGACCGGTTCCTGCGCATGGTGACGCACGAGCTGAAAACGCCGATCGCGGGACTTTCGTCGCTGCTCGAATCGATGGCGCTCGGCCGGGTGGAGGACGACGAGCGGCCCCGGCTCGTTCAGCTCGGCTTGCAGCAGGTCACGAGGCTTGAGCATCTGGTCGGCAATATCCTCATGACCAACCGCGTGCGCCGGGGCGTCGCCGAACCGCGGACCGAGACGCTCGATCTCGACGCCTTTACCCGCGAGGTGCTCGACGCACGCGCGTTTGCGCGCCGTTTCAACACCATCCCGGAAATCCTGGCCGACGGCGCGGCCAAAGTTCGTGCCGACCGTGACTGGTTGCGAATCATTCTCGACAATCTTCTCGACAATGCGGAAAAATACGGCGAAGGCGTCCCGTGCCGCATCGAGATCGGCGCCGCGGGCGACCTGGCGCGCTGGACGATCGCCGACTCGGGCTCGGGCATCGCCCCGGCGTACATCGAGCGCGTGTTCGATCCGTATTTTCGCGCGCCGGAGACCGAACGCCGGCAGGGAACGGGTCTGGGGCTGTCGATCTCGCGCGATCTGGCGCGCCGGATGGGCGGCGACCTCGTGGCCGCGAGCGCCGGCACGGGCCAGGGCGCGCAGTTCGAATTGACGTTGCCGCGGGAGATGGCATGA
- a CDS encoding agmatine deiminase family protein, which produces MNARSKIPTPRELGFSMPPEWAAHDATWLTWPRDPGTWPGKLAFARHAMARWVREIVRDRPSASARQKPPRPPERVEINVCDAAQKASAARLLQDWDIDLSRVGFHTNPSNDVWIRDYGPIFVTRAEDRGDGYGRIACVDFSFDAWGGKGRQYYGDEYGLDGKIARRIAKELGVPRFAVPDVMEGGAIDVNGAGTLMAARDCVINLRRRAGRTPAERRAHVERTFADFLGQTHFLWVDDVAIEGDDTDGHIDNLARFAGKRTIVTVVAEDRSDPLFEPLKKNERALASARGADGRRFDVVAVPAPPAFRYRTRRWGKPVRWRYPASYANFYIANHVVLVPTFSTASDLPALEALAKLFPDRDIVGVDSCDYILGQGAVHCSTQQQPAAGAAR; this is translated from the coding sequence TTGAACGCACGTTCAAAAATACCGACGCCGCGCGAGCTGGGTTTTTCGATGCCGCCGGAGTGGGCGGCGCACGACGCGACGTGGCTGACCTGGCCGCGCGATCCCGGCACGTGGCCGGGCAAGCTCGCGTTCGCGCGGCACGCCATGGCGCGCTGGGTGCGCGAGATCGTGCGCGACCGCCCGTCGGCCTCGGCTCGCCAAAAGCCGCCGCGCCCCCCCGAGCGCGTCGAGATCAACGTTTGCGACGCCGCGCAAAAGGCGAGCGCCGCGCGCCTGTTGCAGGATTGGGACATCGATCTTTCGCGCGTCGGCTTTCATACGAATCCGTCCAACGACGTGTGGATCCGCGACTACGGTCCGATCTTCGTGACGCGCGCCGAGGATCGCGGCGACGGATACGGGCGGATCGCTTGCGTCGATTTTTCGTTCGACGCGTGGGGCGGAAAGGGCCGGCAATATTACGGCGACGAATACGGTCTGGACGGCAAGATCGCGCGGCGCATCGCGAAGGAGCTTGGCGTGCCGCGCTTCGCCGTGCCCGACGTTATGGAAGGCGGCGCCATCGACGTGAACGGCGCGGGCACGCTCATGGCCGCGCGCGATTGCGTCATCAATCTGCGCCGCCGCGCGGGACGGACGCCGGCCGAACGACGCGCCCACGTCGAGCGAACCTTCGCGGACTTTCTCGGTCAGACGCATTTTCTCTGGGTGGACGATGTCGCGATCGAGGGCGACGACACCGACGGGCACATCGACAACCTCGCGCGATTCGCCGGCAAGCGGACGATTGTCACCGTCGTCGCCGAGGATCGGAGCGATCCCCTGTTCGAGCCGCTGAAAAAAAACGAGCGCGCGCTCGCGTCGGCGCGCGGCGCGGACGGGCGGCGATTCGACGTCGTTGCCGTGCCGGCGCCGCCGGCGTTCCGCTACCGCACGCGGCGCTGGGGAAAACCGGTGCGTTGGCGGTATCCGGCAAGCTACGCGAATTTCTACATTGCCAATCATGTCGTCCTCGTGCCGACGTTCAGCACCGCGTCGGACCTTCCGGCGCTCGAGGCGCTGGCGAAGCTCTTCCCGGATCGCGACATCGTCGGCGTGGACTCGTGCGACTACATCCTCGGGCAGGGGGCGGTGCACTGCTCGACGCAGCAGCAGCCGGCCGCGGGAGCGGCGCGTTGA